In the Triticum aestivum cultivar Chinese Spring chromosome 2B, IWGSC CS RefSeq v2.1, whole genome shotgun sequence genome, TCGGGCaggggaagaaaagaaaagaaatgcaGAAGGAAGAACCTTTTTGTGGAACTTCTTTTTGCAGGACGATAATGGAACTTTGTTAAAGCGTGCAATTGGCAAAACAATAAATCGAAGATCACGTTGTAGATCTGCTGGTGTTGCGAACGAGTTCTCCAACGCAGTTTCGTCTCAAAGCTTAACGCATAAGCAAGTTCACATCCCTGTGAGGAGTGACGACAACTGAAGCCCATAACGTTACTGGAGAATACTTTGCGATTTCTGTATTAATCCACTTTATTCCAGCTCTTTATAATTCGTCCCACCCTATATAATTCCTCGTAGTTAATTCGTCCGTGGCCACTGCAGCGGCTCGAAGACGATCGATCGACCTTCCGTGGCCCGCTGCCGCGCATTTCCGTCGCCGATCATGTCCGCCATCGTCGTCCCCAGCCCCGTGCCGTCACCCTCCGACGACGCCGAGGGCATCAGGAAGGCGCTCCAAGGCAACGCTCCTGCTTGCCGGGTTCCGGTCTCTTCTTGCTGCTGCATTGCTCGCTTGCAGCTAGCTGACATGGTGAGCTCGGTGTGTGTGCAGGATGGCGGGCGGACAAGGAGGCCCTGGTGCGCATACTGGCGGGGAGGACGGCGGCGCAGCGGTCGGCGATCCGCCGCGCCTACGCCTTCCTCTTCCGCGAGCCGCTCCTCAACTCCTTCCGCCAGCGGCTCTCCCGCCAGTACTGCCCCGTCACCGTCGACTTCTGGGTACGGCAGCGCATGCACGCATCTCTCCGGTGAACTTCGAAAACTGCGACGCGTTTCGTTTCTCTGACGGCGTCGCTCGCTCGACTCTCTTGTTTCCTCAGAAGGCGATCATCCTGTGGACGATGGACCCGGCGGAGCGGGACGCGAACCTGGTGCACGGCGCGCTGAGGCGGCGAGGGGACGGCGACCACCTCGCCGTGCTGGTGGAGGTCTCGTGCGCGTCCGAccccgaccacctcgtggccgtccGGCGTGCCTACCGCTCCCTCTTCGGCTGCTCCGTCGAGGAGGACCTCGCGTCCTGCGCCGCGCTCCAGCAGCCGCTCAGGAAGATGCTGGTGAGCCTCGTGAGCTCCTACCGCTACGGCGGTGACCGCGTCGACGCGGACGTGGCGAAGCTGGAGGCGTCGCAGCTCTCGGAGGCCGTCCGGAAGAAGCAGCCGCACCACGACGAGGTGGTGCAGATCCTCGGCACCCGGAGCAAGCCCCAGCTCAGGGCCACGCTCCGGCGGTACAGGGAGGATCACGGCACGGACATCGTCGAGGACATCGACAGCCGCTGCAGCAGCCAGTTCGCCAGGACGCTGAAGAGCGCAGTCTGGTGCCTGACCTCGCCGGAGAAGCACTTCGCGGAGATGATCAGGGAGTCGGTGGTGGGGCTGGGGACCTACGAGGACATGCTGACGAGGGTGGTCGTGTCGCGGGCGGAGATCGACATGAAGCAGATCAAGGAGGAGTACAGGGCCAGGTTCAAGACCACCGTGACCTGCGACGTCGTCGACGACACCTCTTTCGGCTACAAAGACATCCTGCTGGCCTTGGTTGGCTGCGAGGAAGAGTGAAGCGGTAAACCTGGAATGATGCAGTCGATGGTTGTGGGATGCGCAGAAAACACAATGACCAGTCCTCCGTCGtcgctactccctccgtcacatgATGTAAGAACGTTTTATGACAAGTCAAAAAatatcttatattatgagacagagggagtagtattttttaCATTTTATGTTTCTTTTGTCATGATGAATGCATGTTGTTTCTACATCTTCATTCTTTTCCTAGCACTTGTGTAACCTTTTTCAAAGTGTTTTTTGAAATATTTAAACTGACACTAAATATTGTTTTGAGTCCGGTACATACATTTTTGTAGCCTACCaaattcatattttttaagttactTTTTTCGTGAATACGCAAGATTGCGTATCATTGTACTCATAGGGAGAGTGTGAAATAATTACAAGACAAAACTCGCAAACCCACGTACACAAGCCGGCGCGGTGATGAGTGCAGGAGGAGAACAGAAGTAGAAGGGATGCTCAACCCTACATCACACAAACTACGACTCTGATAATAGAAGGTTGAGTCCTCTAGCTCCAGCTCTAGCCCAAAGCCTAGCCTCGTGTTGAATGGCTTGGAGAAGCTGTATATATAGTGGAGGGCCACAAACCATCGAAGATGCGTCCGTCACTATGCTTCCAAAGCCACCAACAGTCAGTATggtgagagaggagagccccttacGCAAGGTAGTGGGAGCATGGTCACACGATAACACACACCAATCCTGGAAAAGATAGCTCCGGGCTAGGAATGTTAGCATTGGTGCGACACCAAGAAAGGATCTCGTGCCACACTTGAGAGAAAAGGAGCAACCAACAAGTATGTGTTGCGTGTCCTTGGTCTTCATGTCGCAAAGGACGCAAATATCAGCATGAGGGAGGCCCCTGCGTGCGAGGCGATCAGCCGTCCAACAGTTGTTTAGAAGGGCGAGCCAGACGAAGACCTTAACGCGCATGGGGGGACCAAGTCGTCCAAGTGAGTTGCCAGTGGGGTGCttccgaaggaaatatgccctagaggcaataataaaattattttttatttccttaattaatgataaatgtttattattcatgctagaattgtattaaccggaaacttagtacatgtgtgaatacatggacaaaacataaagtccctagtatgcctctacttgactagctcgttaatcaaagatggttaagtttcctaaccatagacatgtgttgtcatttgatggacgggatcacatcattaggagaataatttgatggacatgacccatccgttagcttagcatgatgatcgtgttagtttcattgctactgctttcttcatgacttatacaagttcctcagactatgagattatgtaactcccgaataccggaggaacactttgtatgctaccaaacgtcataacgtaaaaagggtgattataaaggtgctctacaggtgtctcagaaggtgtttgttgggttggcatagatcgagattaggatttgtcattccgtgtttcggagaggtatctctgggccctctcggtaatactcatcactataacccttgcaagcattgtaactaatgagttagttgcgggatgaagtattacggaacgagtaaagagacttgccggtaacgagattgaactaggtattgagataccgacgatcgaatcccgggcaagtaacataccgatgacaaagggaacaacgtatcttgttatgcattttgaccgataaagatctacgtagaatatgtaggaaccaatatgagcatccaggttccgctattagttattgactggaacgtgtctcggtcatgtctacatagttctcgaactcgtaggatccgcacgcttaacgttcgatgatgattggtattatgagtttatgtgttttgatgtactgaaggtagttcagagttcgagatgtgatcatggacatgacgaggagtctcgaaatggtcgagacataatgattaatatattggacggctatattcggacaccgaaagtgttctgggtgatttcggagaaaactgaagtgccggaggggttaccggaaccccccgaggaagtattgggccttagtgggccttaggagAGAGATAGGGCAGCAGCCTAGGAggtgcccccccaaggggagtctgaattggactaggggagggggcgcaacccctctttacctctgcctctccctctccttcatcccccttccccctcctagttggactaggaaaggggagtcctactcctactaggaggaggactcctcccctccttggcgcgcccaagggccggccggccttcccccttgctcctttatatacgggggcagggggcaccctagaacacacaagttggcattgtttagccgtgtgcggtgccccctccatagttacacacctcggtcatatcgtcgtagtgcttaggcgaagccctatgccagtaacttcatcatcaccgtcaccatgccatcatgctgacgaaactctccctcggcctcaactggatcaagagtatgagggacgtccccgagctgaacgtgtgctgatcgcggaggtgccatacgttcggtgctaagatcggtcggatcgtgaagacgtacgactacatcaaccgcgttgtcataacgagttccactttcggtctacgagggtacgtggacacactctcccctctcgttgctatgcatcacatagatagatcttgcgtggtcgtaggattttttttgaaattatcacATTCCCCAACAGCTTCAATAGCACCGATGAAGAACAATCGTAGCCCAAATTGGCCGAATATTCCCTAGAAGGGTCCAATGATGATGGGGGGAGCGATGTCAAAGATGCGACAATGGTTGAGGCATTCGCTCTTCTCCGGCATGTCCATGAGATTGCCTCGCATTGTTTGTTGCTATGAAGCAGAAAGTGCGGTGGCGGCGCCCCGGTGGCATACGATGACAAGCAGCTAGCAGGTGGCCTGCTCGGTGATCTTCTGCAGCGCCAACCGTGCCTAGTTCTGCTTTGTAGTTCACCATCGTAGTCGGAATTGCGCTGTCTAGTAGCAGGTGGTTGAATTCTTGCGCGGATCTTCATAAAACTCCACATGACCTCTACAATGTGAGTTGAGTCGACGATCACCTACAGTGAAGTTGAAATTGTTTGCTCAAGTTTTAGGGATGTTGATCACGCCTTCTAGGAGAGGAGTGATGATGATGACGCTTGCGTGCTGTCTCAGCGAGGCCCTCTTGCAGTGGTGTGTGTGGTATTCTTCGTGTACCGCTTAGCGGTTTGTGATGGTTTTTTGACAGTTTCCATAATTAACTGGGCAACTCTTTGGTTTTCGCATGATTTTCTCTAATTAACCAGACAATTATTTTCTTCTTAATGAATGTAGAAATCCTGCCATTTTAAATTATTTTTACCCATACCGTGTGTGCTGAAAGGTTGAATTTGTTTCACGAAACACTACAACTACTAGGTTGTCTAGCTAGAAAGGGAGCCTTATGGTGCAGCTACAACCACCACTTGAGGTAGTTTGTAAGTGGGGTGATCCGGGCGTGTATGGCTGTTGATCCCACTCGCAGGGATTGTGTCAGGATCTTTGCATCTCCAAGTCGGCGCAGACACGATGTGCATTGTTGGGTGCATGGTCCTCTTTGGTTGACACATGTGGCGAAGGGCCAACGGATCGACATTGGTCTCGGGCGATTTTGCTAACACTGTGGGTATGGGAAAGGGTCGCGTGCTGCTTTGTTTTAAGCAGTTCAGGGCATTCACCATTTTAGTGATCTATAAAACGTCTTATTATAGCCCGTTCGGACTCCCTCCCCTCCGCAACTCCGCTCCAGAGCGGAGCGGCATGCAGCTATAATCTGGGGAGTGGCTAGAATGGAGCACCGCTCTGCAGTGGGGGAGTGGAGGGTTGCCGAACAAGGTCTTACTCTGCAAAGAAAATGAATTTCATAGGAAAATTCCTATGATGCCATTTTAGATAATAGGATTGGCTTTATAGTTCATAGAGAAATCATTCATTTTCTTTAAGTTTCGGGTGATTCTGAACGTTCACCTGAATGCGATTTTTTTCCACTTCGTTTGAGAAGTTCAATCTAACATGTGTCTTTATTTGTCCTTTCCTCCCCCTCTCTCGTAAGGAAACAACTTCCTGTGAATTTTTCATGGAGCatccaaatactccctccatccgtatctagacaaatttaagaaaagaattttggaatggagggagtaactaGTTTGTACAAATTTGACGTTACCAATATACAtacaattttaattttaattgtaatCGTGCGTTCCAAAGAGGTTAGGTACGAAGTGTGACACGACGAGTCCAAACTCGGCACTGTTTGTGGGGCCCAGGCGTAAGAACGTGGTAGTGGTACAACgggaaaaagaaaaatgagaaagTAGATCCGACCTCCAGCACCGGCGGGCGGTGGCACCCACCTAGTGACATGTGGGCCCCCAACCCGACGACCCACCTCACAAAATTTCACGCCTCCCGCTCCCCGATTTCGAAATACTCCCCACTCCTCTTCCCCCCCTCCCATTCCCAGCCCGAAGCCAAACCAAACCctccgcgcctccgcctccgcctcccgcctcCCCCCATTCCTGCCGCCGGCGAGATGGCCCCGCCCTTCGTGTTCCCCGCGAGCCTGCGGGATCTGGAGCGCGACGACGACAGAGACGACGAGGGCGAGCCGTCGCTCCGGCCGCACGcccccgtcgccgtcaccgccctccgcgccgccgaccTCGAGGAGTTCGTCAAAGGTACctgcccgccccccccccccccccccccccccccccccccccccccccccccccccccccccccccaatcccccGTAGGATTCACGGTTTCGTTCGGAGCTTGCCGAAATCGAGCGCTAGATTGGGggcgcgcggcgcggcgcggccgcGCTGCCCGATTTGCCCCCATCTCGAGGTTGCAAACCCTAGTTCCCGTAGATTCAGTGTCTAGCGCCCTACTGCTCGAGTCTTGGCAGACGTCCGCAATTGGGTTCTCGAATGTTTGCTCAAAATCTTGAAAGCCAAACCACAGTTAACTGAACACTCACGTCCGCAGAAATAAGAGTTCCCCACTGTCGTTTGACATTTCCCGAGCTATAACTTGACTCGAAATGAGTCATGTTGGTCGCCCACCTTAGGAATCTGAGTGTCTGGCTGGGATACACACTGTGTTGCCCTTTTGAGCTAATTCGGTCTTGGTTTACTAATCCGGATTATCGAGCATTCTGTGTTTGCTGGATTTTCTGGAAGCTGATGGTCTTATGTGCTGCTTTTGGAACGTGCAACATATCAAAGTAAAGCTATGCTAGGTAAAGCATTGTAGTCTACCTAAGTAATCTAACTTGACGTCAACTTACACCCCACAGCCTGCAGTAGTTAGTATTTTTCTTTTCTTCCGTTAAGTTTCAAGTGACCAGATAACTTTGCGTGCTGCTGGTATGGGTTGATTATAATATCAAACTTATGCATCATTATGAAATGTAGTACTTAATTGTTATAACCAGAAATTCCTTAAATGACCCAGACAATGAATTGGTCGCATCCATCCCCAAATTCCTGATGCCTTTTGGATTTTCATCTCTGTTGTTCTCCATGGTTTTTTGGGCTTCCAGATCGGCAAGCcctgcttaagtcaatgttgtttcTGGTGTTCCTTAAAAGAGTGTACTATCACACATTGAAGTTCTTAAATTATTTTTGGACTCAATCTTTGCTCACATGGACAGAAACCTAGTCTGCAGTTGAATTTCTAATAAGTGTCCTGAACATTTTGAGAAAAGTCACTTATCTTTCCAGAGCTAACACTGCCTATTTTTTAAAGTTGTCTTGTCATACAAGAGGTTGCCAACTTTCATGTGCTCTAACTGTTCATTTTTTTTTGTAAGCTAGTTCTCACTACACAAGGTAACCAGTAGTTTGCAAAATAAACCTCTGGTGATTTACATCAAAACTACTCCCTCGGTAAAGAATTATAAGACGTTTTGCAAAATACTGGTTACCTTGTGTAGTGGAAGTATTGTCCCTTCTTTTTGAAGGAAACATAATGGAAAAGACCGTACTGGAAAATATATTTAAAAGGTGAAATATACAAGAAAAAAGGACAAAGATAAGAATGACATGGTTTTCAGGTTCATTAGTTCATATGATCACAACTGAAACAAATGTGCCTAATGTTGAACTAAAGTTGCTCTATAAGCAAGATGTTTTCAGATTTGATGCATTACATTAACAATCAAATGAGCATGTCAACTGCTTAGGAAACATTTGCACCAATATTTAGACTCTCTAAACTATTTTAGTTTGTTGAATATGAAAGTACTGTAGTTATTTATTTTGTCAACGTGTGTATATCTATTTTTTCACTATGAACTAACTTGTTCTTTTGGTTTGACTTAAATTAAAGGCACATCATTTGATCTGTCTGACAAGGAACTCTTCTGCATCGAGGAACAGGATGTGTTTAATAGCATATACTCTCTTGTGCGTGACTTCACTTGCTTGCCCCCAGGGCTTAAGTTCAATCTTGTTGAGGCTTTGCGCTCCAACCTCAGTGTTCTTCTGCCCAACATTGACTCCCTTTCACGAGCTTCCATGTCATCCCCCTCTGATGGGATCCCTATCACTGACCGCATCGCGTCTCACCGCAATGCCCTCAAGATCTACTCCTTTTTCCTCCTCTCCATTGTTCTCGCTCAGGAATCTTCAGCTGATAGTGGCACTGGGGCAAAGGTAACTTGTCCAAACCATATGATTCTTCAGATTTTTTAACCTTTTTACATTTAAATAATTTTTTCTGCCATTTGGATTTAGGTGACAGCACATGGTCGGAAGAAGAACCCTGTTTATGCTTGGAATTGGGAAGCGCAAAGAGGGCGGATCATGAATCTGGTCGCTAATTCTCTTGAAGCTGACCTTACACTACTTTTTGGTCCAGGCGGCGCTGATGAGCGATACCTATCTTTTGCTTCAAAGTAAATTCTTGAACCTTGGTATAGTGTACTTTTCAGTAATCTTGTTCTTATAGTGACTTTGCCTTCTTATGCATAGGTGTACTTATGTTCTCTTTGAGAATCAAAATGTGTTAAAAGATGAGGAAACAAGAAATGGTCTATGCCGGATAATTGGTGCAATAGCTACAAGGCATCAAAAGATTTCTCAAACCAGTGCATCCGTCTTGCATTTGATCCATAAATATGATTTCACTGTCGCTCATCTTGCTGAAGCAGTTGCTGCTGCAGAGAAAAAGTTTGGTGATGGAA is a window encoding:
- the LOC123040786 gene encoding annexin D3 — encoded protein: MSAIVVPSPVPSPSDDAEGIRKALQGWRADKEALVRILAGRTAAQRSAIRRAYAFLFREPLLNSFRQRLSRQYCPVTVDFWKAIILWTMDPAERDANLVHGALRRRGDGDHLAVLVEVSCASDPDHLVAVRRAYRSLFGCSVEEDLASCAALQQPLRKMLVSLVSSYRYGGDRVDADVAKLEASQLSEAVRKKQPHHDEVVQILGTRSKPQLRATLRRYREDHGTDIVEDIDSRCSSQFARTLKSAVWCLTSPEKHFAEMIRESVVGLGTYEDMLTRVVVSRAEIDMKQIKEEYRARFKTTVTCDVVDDTSFGYKDILLALVGCEEE